The Sediminitomix flava genome contains the following window.
GAGAAAAAATTTTATATTTTGATGGCAAACTTTATTTACATCAAAAAAATAATTTCTAAATCATCACTAACTCAATAACTAAATGCTAAATAATTTTCTTTTGTTAGACTTTCTATACTGAACTCCTGCTCTTTATTCTTTAGATCAGAATTGTTTTGATTGTCATCACTAAAGCTGAAAAAAAGTTTTTTTTATCTGATTTAACTAAGAAGCTGAATCGACTACGTTTTAGTCTTTATTCTTTAGATCAGACTCGCTTTCATTGTCATCACTAAAGCTGAAAAAAATTTCTTTTTTTTTATCTGACTTAATTAAGAAGCTGAATCGACTACGTTTTAGTCTTTATTCTTTAGATCAGACTCGCTTTCATTGTCATCACTAAAGCTGAAAAAAATTTCTTTTTTTTATCTGATTTAACTAAGAAGCTGAACCGACTACGTTTTAGTCTTTATTCTTTAGATCAGACTCGCTTTCATTGTCATTACTAAAGCCGAAAAAAATTTCTTTTTTTATCTGATTTAACTAAGAAGCTGAACTGACTACGTTTTAGCCTTTATTCTTTAGATCAGACTCGCTTTCATTGTCATCACTAAAGCCGAAAAAAATTTCTTTTTTTATCTGACTTAACTAAGAAGCTGAATCGACTACGTTTTAGTCTTTATCCTTTAGATCAGACTCGCTTTCATTGTCATCCTAAATATTAAAAAATGTCATTCCTATATTTTATTTTATCCCCATTACTATTACTGATATATCCGCAGATATATCAAAAATTAAACGATGATATACTCAGAGAAAAAGCTATTGAAGCCTTTTACAATAGGGATTATGATTTATCTATCAAGCACTTTAAAACGATAGAATGTACTACTTCTAACAGGGAAAATAAACTAAATGCTTCCCATATATTAGGACATATTTATGCCAAAGAAAAACTGAACCTAAAAGAAGGAATAAAATGGTTTAAAAAAGGGCTTGTCAATAACGGGCAAAAAGAAAAAGAGATATTTTCTTTCCAGATGCTTAATTATAAATACTTGAGTGAATCTTATCATCATTTAGGAAAGCTTGATTCTGCCGAATTCTATTGTAGAGAAGGAGTTCAACTTTACTTCAAGTACCCTGAAAAGTTTAAAAATTCATCTATACTAAACCAACTAAGCATCATTTTCTTTCATAAAAAGGAATACCACTTAAGCAGGGAAATACAGGAAAGAGATTTTCTCCAAAAAGAGAAAAACTATATTTCTTTGTCCAATTACCTTCATTTATTGATCATGACCAATGATACCACGAGCCATAAAATAGAAACATATATCCAAGAGCTCCAAGCCTACAAAAATCATAAAGATAACGATGGTTCTCACTTAGCTCATATTGGTTTTTACCACCAACAAAAATGTCAGTACCACAAAGCTATCAACTACTATCAGTCCTTTTTAGAGACATATGAACATTACTTTCAAAATGCTGATTCCTTTTTCAGTATAGACGAAATTCATGAACGAAAATTTTATATAGCGAGAGCCTATTTGCGTATGGCTAAATGTTATGAAAAACTTGGGGAAAAAAAGACACAATTCAAGATGCTAGAAAAAGCACTCACAGAAATTAGCTATGCTCTCCGGTTTCCTACACAAGAACATATCGTGATGGCCAACCAAGTGTATCGAGCACTTGAGCAATTCCATTTTGAGCAAAAGCTTCCCTCCAACAATTACCTCACTTGTGCTCAAGAGCTCATTGATGATCACCTTCAGATTTCTTCAGATACTAACAATGTGATGAAAAATGAACTGATGCTTCAAAGTTACTATAAAGGGAAACTTGCCAAATCAGTAGAAACTCAGGCCAAACATTATTGGGAAAGCTATATCTATTTCAAAGATTTTATCAGTAAACAATACCAAGACCAAGACCAACTTTTACAGCTTCAAGAGAGTAATACTATACAAACCGAATTTATTCAATTCTTTTCGGAACTCTATTTAAAAAGCCAACAAGAGAAATACCTTTTGTATACACTAGAAATTGTAGAGAACTCCAAATCAAACATTTTATACAAACGGAATTCAGGATTTAATCATCTTAAACTTAAAGACTACCTTGCCATTACTGACCTTCAAAACTATAAAAATAAAATACACCTATCTCCTTTATTAGATACTTACACCCTAAAAAATTACTTCCAGAAGTATTATCAAAACAAAGCTTTTATTTCCTATTTCGTATTACCTGAAGCCATGCTTACCATTGGGTATAGCAATGGCAAATTTCATTTGGAAAGAAAGAAACTTTCGCAAGACTGGTTCAATCTCAAAGACTTTTTCCAAGATTACCTTCCTAAAAGTAATTATTTTTTGCCCCGCTATTTTTCTCAAAAACTTACTCGGCTTCACCACTGGCTTATTCCTGAGTGGCTTCACCATAGTTCACAAAATAGACTGGTAGCTTCTATGCATAAAGATATTGCTTTTCTTCCCCTAGAAATCATTATGTATAAAGATGAATTTCTGGTGCAGAATTTTGCCATTAGTTACTGTTTTTCTCTACACCACGATCTTGAATTTTGTAGTATACAAAAAACTAAATCACAGCTAGATATTTTAGGTATATCTCCTTTTAGTAATACTGACTTACCTTATTCGCACAAAGAAGTAAGTGCTTTTAGTACTCATACATTAAATAATACGGAAGCAAATTACCAAAAAGTACTTGAACAAATCCAAAAACACAATGTTGTACATTTCGCAACCCACACGCAACTAGGCACACAATTAGGAGAATCTGAAATCATATTTTACCCGCTAGATACACAAAAGAAAAATAGTGTGAAGCTCGATGAGATTTCTGATCTCGACATGTCACATGTCGATTTGGTAACCTTAAGTACCTGCTCTTCTGCAGAAGGTATTTATCTAGACGGAGAGGGCGTTATAAGCCTACAACGCAGCTTTGCATATGCGCAAGTACCTAGTATTTTAGCTGGAAAATGGAAAGTACATGACCAGAGTTCTATGTATATTATGACCACCTTCTACAAACACCTTAAAGAAGGTTGGAGCAAAGATATTGCATTGCAAAAAGCCAAGA
Protein-coding sequences here:
- a CDS encoding CHAT domain-containing protein, translating into MSFLYFILSPLLLLIYPQIYQKLNDDILREKAIEAFYNRDYDLSIKHFKTIECTTSNRENKLNASHILGHIYAKEKLNLKEGIKWFKKGLVNNGQKEKEIFSFQMLNYKYLSESYHHLGKLDSAEFYCREGVQLYFKYPEKFKNSSILNQLSIIFFHKKEYHLSREIQERDFLQKEKNYISLSNYLHLLIMTNDTTSHKIETYIQELQAYKNHKDNDGSHLAHIGFYHQQKCQYHKAINYYQSFLETYEHYFQNADSFFSIDEIHERKFYIARAYLRMAKCYEKLGEKKTQFKMLEKALTEISYALRFPTQEHIVMANQVYRALEQFHFEQKLPSNNYLTCAQELIDDHLQISSDTNNVMKNELMLQSYYKGKLAKSVETQAKHYWESYIYFKDFISKQYQDQDQLLQLQESNTIQTEFIQFFSELYLKSQQEKYLLYTLEIVENSKSNILYKRNSGFNHLKLKDYLAITDLQNYKNKIHLSPLLDTYTLKNYFQKYYQNKAFISYFVLPEAMLTIGYSNGKFHLERKKLSQDWFNLKDFFQDYLPKSNYFLPRYFSQKLTRLHHWLIPEWLHHSSQNRLVASMHKDIAFLPLEIIMYKDEFLVQNFAISYCFSLHHDLEFCSIQKTKSQLDILGISPFSNTDLPYSHKEVSAFSTHTLNNTEANYQKVLEQIQKHNVVHFATHTQLGTQLGESEIIFYPLDTQKKNSVKLDEISDLDMSHVDLVTLSTCSSAEGIYLDGEGVISLQRSFAYAQVPSILAGKWKVHDQSSMYIMTTFYKHLKEGWSKDIALQKAKKNFIAKNPDLAHNPMFWGSFVMNGSTINLYPPSPLVEIETFFNFR